Proteins encoded by one window of Candidatus Sumerlaea chitinivorans:
- a CDS encoding Outer membrane protein H precursor has translation MVPTPRIVLIFVITALLSLASLGTAQTTKVGYVDVDRVTRKAKAVNAAMDSVQSDIEDLQKQIDEKRRQIKELQSELERKEGVLAASEQEKKQKEIQRLKNELDDLGYRAERKARELDATVFEPLMKRILFAIQDVAKEQKFDIILRGEAVLYGSSAADITDAVIEKLNREAATGTSQPTDASKSTSAAEKKANQDKTTPPAESKETKSESAEAGATPTPYSTSEPAQAPESQQPGVEKTATPKETKAPAGAKPKRPVDRQPE, from the coding sequence ATGGTGCCAACGCCGAGAATTGTTCTTATCTTTGTGATTACTGCACTTCTTTCCCTCGCCAGTCTGGGCACCGCTCAGACGACAAAAGTCGGTTATGTGGACGTGGACCGCGTCACACGGAAAGCCAAAGCCGTGAACGCAGCCATGGACTCCGTTCAGAGCGATATCGAGGATTTGCAGAAGCAAATTGACGAGAAACGTCGCCAAATCAAAGAGCTTCAGTCCGAGTTGGAACGCAAGGAAGGGGTATTGGCTGCCTCCGAGCAGGAAAAGAAACAAAAGGAAATCCAGCGCCTTAAGAACGAGTTGGATGATCTGGGCTACCGCGCGGAGCGCAAAGCCCGTGAGCTCGACGCCACAGTTTTTGAACCCCTTATGAAGCGAATCTTGTTCGCCATCCAAGATGTAGCCAAAGAACAGAAATTCGACATTATTTTGCGGGGTGAGGCGGTGCTGTATGGCAGCAGCGCAGCTGACATCACCGACGCGGTGATCGAGAAACTGAATCGTGAAGCAGCAACCGGCACCTCCCAGCCTACGGATGCTTCCAAGAGTACGTCAGCTGCCGAAAAGAAAGCCAACCAAGACAAAACAACTCCGCCAGCGGAGAGCAAAGAAACCAAATCAGAGTCAGCAGAAGCAGGGGCCACGCCCACACCTTACTCGACCAGCGAGCCAGCACAGGCACCTGAGTCGCAGCAGCCGGGTGTTGAAAAAACAGCCACCCCAAAAGAAACAAAAGCTCCTGCCGGGGCAAAGCCGAAACGGCCCGTCGATCGACAGCCCGAGTGA